In Deltaproteobacteria bacterium, a genomic segment contains:
- a CDS encoding CBS domain-containing protein — MKVKEFMKTKLAYIDADSTVYEAIEEMLDKRIRSLVVNPENAEEVYGVITARDVVFKVLGKGLMPRDVKVSEIASKPVVCIDQDTKLIDAAVLMEKLGIARLFVCEGKKLLGIFTLTDAMGGSLILIARSGHVA, encoded by the coding sequence ATGAAAGTCAAGGAATTCATGAAAACCAAGCTGGCATACATTGATGCCGACAGCACCGTGTATGAGGCCATCGAGGAGATGTTGGACAAAAGAATCCGTTCTTTGGTGGTCAATCCGGAGAATGCCGAGGAGGTCTATGGCGTTATCACTGCCAGAGATGTGGTTTTTAAGGTATTGGGCAAGGGGCTCATGCCAAGAGACGTCAAGGTGTCTGAGATTGCATCCAAGCCCGTGGTATGCATTGATCAAGACACGAAACTGATCGATGCCGCAGTGCTTATGGAGAAGCTCGGTATCGCCAGGCTATTCGTTTGTGAAGGGAAAAAACTCCTCGGCATCTTTACGCTCACGGATGCCATGGGAGGTTCACTGATCTTGATAGCAAGGAGTGGTCATGTTGCTTAA